One window from the genome of Pyxidicoccus xibeiensis encodes:
- a CDS encoding saccharopine dehydrogenase family protein, giving the protein MGTEGTIVIVGGYGQVGQAVARALASDFPGRVVVAGRNPVAAEAFAATLRHGVRGVGFDVDGGDAEALLQGAAGVVMCVDPRGTGFVERCLRAGVDYVDVTAKQASLDAIEGLDALARSAGSTAVLSVGLAPGLTNLLAAWATSRFERVDRLDLFVLLGAGDAHGAAAIGWTLDNLASGFEVYRDGQPRRVQSFGEGTRVRLPGEARGRGAWRFNFPDQRTLARTLSIPTVSTWLCFEPRLMTSLIALAVRLGVARWLRVPWLRRALTSLLLQVHPGSDACAVMARVEGVAGGQRAVWESGLWSRKEAAVTGQVAAEVVRDLLAGNRPGGVRHLEAFMAPEGVLRRLEARFPETRLWCPSVVD; this is encoded by the coding sequence ATGGGCACCGAGGGGACCATCGTCATCGTCGGCGGCTATGGGCAGGTCGGTCAGGCGGTGGCCCGCGCGCTGGCCTCCGACTTCCCGGGGCGCGTGGTGGTCGCGGGCCGGAATCCGGTCGCGGCCGAGGCGTTCGCCGCCACGCTGAGGCACGGAGTCCGGGGCGTCGGCTTCGACGTGGATGGAGGGGACGCGGAGGCGCTACTCCAGGGCGCCGCAGGGGTCGTCATGTGCGTGGACCCCCGCGGGACGGGCTTCGTCGAGCGCTGCCTCCGCGCCGGGGTGGACTACGTGGACGTGACGGCGAAGCAGGCGTCACTCGACGCCATCGAGGGACTCGACGCACTGGCCCGGAGCGCGGGCAGCACCGCCGTGCTCAGTGTCGGCCTGGCGCCCGGGCTGACGAACCTGCTGGCGGCCTGGGCTACGTCGCGGTTCGAGCGGGTGGACCGGCTGGACCTCTTCGTGCTGCTGGGCGCGGGCGATGCGCATGGAGCGGCGGCCATCGGGTGGACGCTGGACAACCTGGCGTCCGGGTTCGAGGTCTACCGCGACGGGCAGCCGCGCCGCGTGCAGTCCTTCGGTGAGGGCACCCGGGTGCGGCTGCCCGGAGAGGCCCGCGGGCGCGGTGCCTGGCGCTTCAACTTCCCCGACCAGCGCACCCTGGCGCGCACGCTGTCCATCCCCACGGTGTCGACGTGGCTGTGCTTCGAGCCGAGGCTGATGACCTCATTGATAGCGCTCGCCGTCCGGCTGGGGGTCGCGCGGTGGCTCCGAGTGCCCTGGCTGCGCCGTGCCCTGACGTCGCTCCTGCTGCAGGTGCACCCGGGGTCGGATGCGTGTGCCGTCATGGCGCGGGTGGAGGGGGTCGCCGGTGGCCAGCGCGCGGTGTGGGAATCCGGACTGTGGAGCCGGAAGGAGGCGGCGGTCACCGGGCAGGTGGCGGCCGAGGTCGTCCGCGACTTGCTCGCCGGGAACCGGCCCGGCGGTGTCCGTCACCTGGAGGCCTTCATGGCACCCGAGGGCGTGCTGCGGCGGCTCGAGGCGAGGTTCCCGGAGACCCGCCTCTGGTGTCCGTCCGTGGTGGACTGA
- a CDS encoding LysR family transcriptional regulator, whose translation MHSLSNIDAFVRAVEDGDFTRAARKLGLTASAVSRRIARLEEELGVRLFQRTTRSLRLTDDGRDFYARCQRILGELGEAKESLARSRSRPTGRLRVEAPQVIGQLVLAPALPRFLEKYPGVELHLTLRDEVVDPITEGADVLIRMGPLADSRLKARKLAVARLVACAAPAYLERHGTPRTPEDLARHQCLGFLRQGLPAPWSLKDGRGTVQVEPRGALHVNHGATLRDAAVMGLGIAWMMDFMVARELASGALVTVLEAHASEERPIHALHPANRQLPPRVRVFLNFVATLFVQDAAREYHRMPRNE comes from the coding sequence ATGCACTCGCTCTCGAACATCGACGCCTTCGTCCGCGCCGTGGAGGACGGCGACTTCACGCGCGCGGCGCGGAAGCTCGGCCTCACGGCCTCCGCGGTGAGCCGCCGCATCGCCCGGCTCGAGGAGGAGCTGGGCGTGCGCCTCTTCCAGCGGACCACGCGCTCGCTGCGCCTCACCGACGACGGGCGCGACTTCTACGCCCGCTGCCAGCGCATCCTGGGCGAACTCGGAGAGGCAAAGGAGTCCCTCGCGCGCTCCCGGAGCCGGCCCACGGGGCGGCTGCGCGTGGAGGCGCCGCAGGTCATCGGCCAGCTCGTCCTCGCCCCGGCGCTCCCCCGCTTCCTGGAGAAGTACCCCGGCGTCGAGCTGCACCTCACCCTGCGCGACGAGGTGGTGGACCCCATCACCGAGGGCGCCGACGTGCTCATCCGCATGGGCCCGCTGGCGGACTCGCGACTGAAGGCGCGCAAGCTCGCCGTGGCGCGGCTGGTGGCGTGCGCCGCCCCCGCCTACCTGGAGCGCCACGGCACCCCGCGCACGCCCGAGGACCTCGCCCGGCACCAGTGCCTCGGCTTCCTGCGCCAGGGCCTGCCTGCGCCCTGGAGCCTGAAGGACGGACGCGGCACCGTCCAGGTGGAGCCGCGCGGCGCGCTCCACGTCAACCACGGCGCCACGCTGCGCGACGCCGCGGTGATGGGGCTCGGCATCGCGTGGATGATGGACTTCATGGTGGCGCGGGAGCTCGCCTCCGGCGCGCTCGTCACCGTGCTCGAGGCACATGCCAGTGAGGAGCGCCCCATCCACGCGCTCCATCCGGCGAACCGCCAGCTGCCACCCCGAGTGCGCGTCTTCCTGAACTTCGTGGCGACGCTCTTCGTGCAGGACGCGGCGAGGGAGTACCACCGCATGCCTCGGAACGAGTGA
- a CDS encoding DUF2380 domain-containing protein — protein MDVTRIGAVVLMCVAGFASGCVSTPRPSQAWPSSANANSLMPAHGTPLPSITDAEKAERQPRRQHSRDVATRADSDSEQKAVAGRRQSAMRTRQAVLDTIANVKASTGSAANALSQLAARPPGLGGRGLSGVNGAFTRYLDFGSKWLPWLHGVLGGATALTHAASEVVDPDMELGMLRMTGSRLQAALFGAMMLAAWRDFLQLADTVLRECPAYSAERLLMDLHRVQGRMEPTLAALASQDPTQVEAASVAMPGLMGQLTHEFGSISEGARVSMERVGRTMAAVQALEMLTLVSALRMSLPRLPPAAPATLGVGLVMGSGGVMVGSRIVVSAEWVEMMRRLVQAGVISVPAVSAAIRIHGGQVLMAQANQDLPKGVRDALGDGPEVRAMRETGKAGAGMSEAPKHHVLPAEHRAWFEQRGFTGELSIDQFCVRLEAADHQAIHGGGHWRLGRTWPGEWNQMIMQALLEAETRAGRTLTRNAILRIVGENMKVYGIPMNFTSGRRR, from the coding sequence ATGGACGTGACACGCATTGGCGCCGTGGTCTTGATGTGCGTGGCGGGTTTCGCCTCCGGTTGCGTGTCGACGCCAAGGCCCAGCCAGGCCTGGCCCTCGAGTGCGAATGCAAATTCGCTCATGCCAGCCCACGGCACTCCGCTGCCATCCATCACCGACGCCGAGAAAGCGGAGCGCCAGCCTCGGCGTCAGCACTCCCGTGACGTCGCGACGAGGGCAGACTCGGACAGCGAACAGAAAGCCGTCGCGGGCAGGCGACAGAGCGCCATGCGGACCCGGCAAGCGGTGCTCGACACCATTGCCAATGTGAAGGCCTCCACAGGCAGCGCCGCCAACGCGCTTTCCCAGCTCGCGGCCCGTCCACCCGGCCTCGGCGGCAGAGGCCTCAGTGGAGTCAATGGCGCCTTCACCCGCTACCTGGACTTCGGTTCCAAGTGGTTGCCATGGCTTCACGGCGTGCTCGGTGGCGCCACCGCGCTCACGCACGCAGCCTCCGAGGTCGTCGACCCGGACATGGAGCTGGGCATGCTTCGGATGACGGGCTCCCGGCTCCAGGCAGCCCTGTTCGGCGCCATGATGCTGGCCGCGTGGCGCGACTTCCTACAACTTGCCGACACCGTGCTTCGAGAGTGCCCCGCCTACAGCGCCGAGCGGCTGCTCATGGACCTGCACCGGGTGCAAGGACGGATGGAGCCCACCCTGGCAGCACTCGCCTCCCAGGACCCCACGCAGGTCGAGGCAGCGTCCGTCGCGATGCCCGGGTTGATGGGCCAGCTCACCCACGAGTTTGGCTCCATCAGCGAAGGTGCGCGCGTTTCCATGGAGCGCGTTGGAAGGACGATGGCGGCGGTACAGGCCCTGGAGATGCTCACCCTGGTCTCGGCGCTGAGGATGTCGCTGCCACGGCTGCCGCCTGCCGCACCCGCCACACTCGGAGTGGGCCTGGTGATGGGCTCGGGTGGTGTGATGGTGGGCTCGCGGATTGTCGTCTCCGCCGAGTGGGTGGAGATGATGAGACGGCTCGTGCAAGCGGGCGTCATCTCCGTCCCAGCCGTCAGCGCGGCCATCCGCATCCACGGCGGTCAGGTGTTGATGGCTCAGGCGAACCAGGACCTGCCCAAGGGCGTGCGCGACGCGCTGGGTGATGGGCCCGAGGTTCGCGCCATGCGCGAGACCGGCAAGGCGGGCGCGGGCATGTCAGAGGCACCGAAGCATCATGTGCTACCGGCTGAGCATCGTGCCTGGTTCGAGCAGCGCGGCTTTACCGGTGAGCTGAGCATCGACCAGTTCTGCGTCAGGTTGGAGGCGGCAGACCATCAAGCCATTCATGGAGGCGGTCACTGGCGTCTGGGGCGCACCTGGCCCGGCGAATGGAATCAGATGATCATGCAGGCACTGCTTGAAGCCGAGACCCGGGCTGGCCGGACGTTGACGCGAAATGCGATCCTGAGGATCGTCGGAGAGAACATGAAGGTGTACGGCATCCCGATGAACTTCACGTCCGGGCGAAGGCGATGA
- a CDS encoding NUDIX hydrolase has protein sequence MTNGGSWQGNWKARLYERVREHGYESLTAFAEARPTASLIALAEELGADDVAGVQVFSGLVSEAERNNQLTRLVRGQLVRELARYLPMGWPRVLDDDARLEVAIALGQWSAYTPEPHRECARRAGDALLASPPPPGWRPLGPDDALLRTLLPDEEA, from the coding sequence ATGACCAACGGAGGCTCCTGGCAGGGGAACTGGAAGGCCCGTCTCTATGAGCGCGTTCGCGAGCACGGGTACGAATCACTGACCGCCTTCGCCGAGGCACGGCCTACTGCCTCTCTGATTGCGCTGGCGGAGGAACTCGGCGCAGATGACGTTGCCGGGGTGCAGGTGTTCAGCGGGTTGGTGTCCGAAGCGGAGCGGAACAATCAGCTCACGCGCTTGGTGCGCGGGCAGCTCGTACGCGAACTGGCGAGGTATCTCCCCATGGGCTGGCCGCGCGTGCTGGACGACGACGCCAGACTGGAGGTTGCCATCGCGCTCGGCCAGTGGTCGGCATACACCCCCGAACCCCATAGGGAGTGCGCGAGGCGAGCCGGCGATGCGCTCCTCGCCTCACCACCGCCTCCCGGCTGGCGCCCGCTCGGTCCCGACGACGCCCTGCTCCGCACGCTCCTGCCAGATGAGGAAGCCTGA